One stretch of Chryseobacterium fluminis DNA includes these proteins:
- a CDS encoding DUF4450 domain-containing protein, with the protein MRRKIILAGLLVLSAFSPTYSQSKHWQKNERELHYKEDKGDFLLVNGKYRFNRALYGDNRASRVEAGDLPEFALYLPGMGGNLQFVIQKGNSIKKLIHAEKIETRYRPGSMLYTIKDPALGSGSLKLTVLAQSQEEGLVVKIETEHVDTSTKIYAVYGGASGTTFSRNGDIGADPESGFYLLPEYCTNNQYEITGNQFQLNYVNRKKETQIVSGSFSNVDSLQLTDAETLEKLSELTQNTKKQSPIVYATYAAQKNPVYIQVAKGKSSKNFSDEELKTLFNKAEQSRIQLTSRVQLKTPDSDLNNFGATLAVAADGIWESPTYLHGAVAWRMRLNAWRGAYVADVLSWHDRAKKHFESYAHSQVLKPDFAPVEMDTTLHLARHAEKMGNSVFSSGYISRNPNDNTKPHHYDMNLVFFDQMFTHFNYTGDLEFLKKMWPVMVRHMDWEKRNFKRGDLYDAYASIWASDALQYSGGKVTHTSAYHYRANREMAKLAKLIGQNPQPYEKEAESIIKAMKNQLWIRNKGYFAEYKDALGNQIVHDKPGIWSVYHVSDAYILNEFEDYQNLQYINNHIPKIPVKVKGGADHNYYTLSTTNWQPYDWSINNVALAENLQTALAYWQAGRNEDAYRLWKGNLAESMYYGISPGNFEQLSHYDAFRGELYRDFADPVGVAARTLTEGLFGVYPKLLENKIEIKPGFPREWNFAELKLPDWELKFNRSSKKADYYFKSNYSKPVALDMQIPVSHTQIKSVRVNGKKMNWKINPNSVLQPFLQFETPRDTEFKVEIIYSGKEFKTEQTDYVHYISEVLPLNFDSKKKIKQVADPQGLIKNSLPLAGMLNTHQLELINEERKGTFFVQVEQGGTSWWQPVNVDIRYPLHVKWAGKKLQIQSGSAGPITGKLNINGFNKTFTVQNDQTTDVELPADILSKGTNSVLLEYNGIKQNTEITNWEIENRGEFTNISLATKYNEKVTEIFNQKYISPRLNVPTLQLPWQGIGNWCYPLITAPLDDSGLMNRRKNGSVDFLGIPFLIDHSDKNIVFTSQWDNFPKSVDIPVSGKGRKVYFLMAGSTNPMQSQIINGKITVQYADGSETELELKNPINWWPIEQDLFDDHFAFDIPDDKIPYRVQLKTGELYKGGTLSKYSSIKGFTDRQVDGGAATILDLPIDPNKELKNIQLTAVSNDVVIGMMSATVLK; encoded by the coding sequence ATGCGAAGAAAAATAATTCTCGCAGGACTGCTTGTCTTATCAGCCTTCTCCCCTACCTATTCCCAGTCGAAACACTGGCAGAAAAATGAGCGTGAACTGCATTATAAAGAAGATAAAGGCGATTTTTTATTAGTTAACGGAAAATACCGCTTCAACCGTGCGCTGTATGGGGATAACCGCGCCTCCCGGGTAGAAGCCGGAGATTTACCGGAATTTGCACTCTATCTTCCGGGAATGGGCGGAAATCTCCAGTTTGTTATTCAAAAAGGAAATTCTATTAAAAAATTAATTCATGCAGAAAAAATTGAAACCCGTTATCGTCCGGGATCAATGCTCTATACGATTAAAGATCCTGCTTTGGGATCCGGAAGTTTAAAACTGACCGTTTTAGCCCAATCCCAAGAAGAAGGTCTTGTGGTAAAAATAGAAACAGAGCATGTAGATACATCAACCAAAATTTATGCAGTTTATGGGGGTGCAAGCGGCACCACATTCAGCAGAAACGGAGACATCGGCGCCGATCCGGAGTCGGGGTTCTACCTGCTTCCGGAATATTGTACCAACAATCAGTATGAAATTACCGGAAACCAGTTTCAGCTCAATTATGTAAACAGGAAAAAAGAAACTCAGATCGTCAGCGGAAGCTTTTCGAATGTGGATTCACTGCAGTTAACCGATGCTGAGACACTGGAAAAACTTTCTGAACTTACTCAAAATACAAAAAAACAGTCCCCTATTGTTTACGCTACCTATGCCGCACAAAAAAATCCGGTTTATATCCAGGTGGCCAAAGGAAAATCATCCAAAAACTTTTCAGATGAAGAGTTGAAAACACTCTTTAATAAAGCAGAGCAATCACGCATACAATTAACCAGCCGGGTGCAGCTGAAGACTCCCGATTCGGATTTAAATAATTTCGGCGCTACTTTAGCGGTCGCTGCAGACGGAATTTGGGAAAGTCCGACCTACCTCCACGGGGCTGTGGCCTGGCGAATGAGACTCAATGCCTGGCGCGGTGCGTATGTGGCGGATGTTCTCAGCTGGCACGACCGTGCAAAAAAACACTTTGAAAGTTATGCCCATTCGCAGGTGCTGAAGCCTGATTTTGCTCCTGTAGAAATGGATACGACGTTACATTTGGCAAGACATGCCGAAAAAATGGGGAATTCGGTATTTTCAAGCGGTTATATTTCAAGGAATCCGAATGACAATACCAAACCGCATCATTATGACATGAATCTGGTATTTTTCGACCAGATGTTTACGCATTTCAATTACACCGGAGATCTTGAATTTTTAAAAAAAATGTGGCCGGTGATGGTTCGCCACATGGACTGGGAAAAACGGAATTTCAAAAGAGGAGATCTTTATGATGCTTACGCTTCGATATGGGCGAGTGATGCGCTGCAATATTCGGGTGGCAAAGTAACGCATACGTCTGCTTATCATTACAGGGCCAACCGTGAGATGGCGAAACTGGCAAAACTTATTGGTCAAAATCCTCAGCCTTATGAAAAAGAAGCTGAGAGCATTATAAAAGCGATGAAAAACCAGCTCTGGATCAGAAACAAAGGGTATTTTGCTGAATATAAAGATGCACTGGGAAACCAGATCGTACATGACAAACCGGGAATCTGGTCTGTTTATCATGTTTCCGACGCGTATATTCTGAATGAGTTTGAAGATTATCAGAACCTGCAGTATATCAACAATCATATTCCGAAGATCCCGGTAAAAGTGAAAGGTGGAGCTGATCATAATTATTATACCCTTTCGACCACCAACTGGCAGCCATATGACTGGTCAATCAATAATGTGGCCTTAGCGGAGAATTTACAGACTGCACTGGCCTATTGGCAGGCCGGAAGAAATGAAGATGCTTACCGCCTCTGGAAGGGAAATCTGGCTGAAAGTATGTATTACGGAATCAGCCCGGGAAATTTTGAACAATTATCCCACTACGATGCTTTTCGGGGTGAACTGTACCGGGATTTTGCTGATCCGGTCGGAGTGGCCGCAAGAACTTTAACGGAAGGACTTTTCGGGGTATACCCAAAATTACTGGAAAATAAAATCGAAATAAAACCCGGCTTTCCAAGAGAATGGAATTTTGCAGAACTGAAACTTCCGGATTGGGAATTAAAATTTAACCGCAGTTCAAAAAAAGCTGATTATTATTTCAAATCAAATTATTCGAAACCGGTCGCTCTGGATATGCAGATTCCCGTAAGCCATACTCAAATCAAATCGGTGCGTGTAAATGGAAAAAAGATGAACTGGAAAATTAATCCTAATTCTGTTTTACAGCCATTTCTGCAGTTTGAAACGCCGAGGGATACAGAATTTAAAGTTGAAATCATTTATTCAGGAAAAGAATTTAAAACCGAACAGACGGATTATGTTCATTATATTTCTGAAGTTCTGCCATTAAATTTTGATTCAAAGAAAAAAATCAAGCAGGTAGCTGATCCCCAGGGACTGATTAAAAATTCACTTCCTTTGGCGGGGATGCTAAACACTCATCAGCTCGAACTTATTAATGAAGAGCGAAAAGGAACATTTTTCGTTCAGGTGGAACAAGGCGGAACCTCCTGGTGGCAACCGGTGAATGTGGATATCCGTTATCCTTTACACGTAAAATGGGCCGGTAAAAAACTTCAGATCCAGTCGGGATCAGCGGGTCCGATTACCGGAAAACTTAATATTAACGGGTTCAATAAAACTTTTACCGTTCAGAATGATCAGACCACAGATGTGGAGCTTCCCGCAGATATTTTAAGCAAAGGCACCAATTCTGTCCTCCTTGAATACAACGGAATTAAGCAAAATACGGAAATTACCAATTGGGAAATTGAAAACCGGGGCGAATTCACCAACATTTCCTTAGCTACAAAATATAACGAAAAGGTAACGGAGATTTTTAACCAAAAATATATTTCACCGAGGTTGAATGTCCCTACACTTCAGCTCCCGTGGCAGGGAATCGGAAACTGGTGTTATCCCCTCATCACGGCGCCGCTGGACGACAGCGGACTGATGAACAGAAGAAAGAACGGCAGCGTCGATTTTCTTGGAATTCCTTTTTTAATAGACCATTCAGATAAAAATATCGTCTTTACCAGCCAGTGGGATAATTTCCCGAAATCGGTTGATATTCCGGTTTCAGGAAAAGGAAGGAAGGTCTATTTTCTGATGGCAGGATCTACCAACCCGATGCAGTCACAGATTATTAACGGAAAAATAACCGTTCAGTATGCCGATGGTTCAGAAACGGAATTGGAACTCAAAAACCCGATCAACTGGTGGCCTATTGAGCAGGATCTGTTTGATGATCATTTTGCTTTTGATATTCCGGATGATAAAATTCCGTACCGGGTACAGCTGAAAACGGGAGAATTATACAAAGGCGGAACCTTAAGCAAATATTCCAGTATCAAGGGATTTACAGACCGACAGGTGGATGGTGGCGCTGCTACAATCCTTGACCTACCGATTGATCCGAATAAAGAATTAAAAAATATACAACTAACGGCAGTAAGTAATGACGTCGTCATCGGGATGATGAGTGCTACTGTTTTAAAATAA
- a CDS encoding glycoside hydrolase family 65 protein — protein MKKLVIGLSLFSLGFSSLHAQKIDRKKVVQRHNVVNIKADTLSTLTVGNGKFAYTVDITGMQSFPEYYKNGVSLGTQSEWGWNSFPNKEKYTFEETLKPYDFNNDGRKALYSVQIKEPERNKKAVEYFRVNQHRLQLGNIGIELYKKDGKKAEISDLQDINQKIDLWTGIITSEFSLEGTPVKVWTASFQHSDKIGVKIESDLISQKRLKIFARYPYPSGQFLDEAAFYGNEAQHSTKIISSGLNQGLIEHKLQTADYYTQLYFTEGKLSESGTHHFVYEPTAKSKIIELSVEFSAAKPKNNRSLFADAEKESTLGWKNFWESGAAVDFEGSTDPRAGELERRVVLSEYLTKVQCGGSNPPQETGLTFNSWYGKPHTEMHWWHGVHYALWGRPEILEKQLDYYFRSFEKAKKLAERQGYKGVRWIKMSDNEGNESPSSVAAFLIWEQPHLIYMTELLYRHHKDKKVLEKYKDLVFATADFMADFATYNKEKKRYDLGKGVIPAQEVFPAKDTYNPTYEVAYWDWALKVAQEWKERLNQPRDKKWDDVITKLAPLPVQDGVYLSTESAKDSFTYPKWMTDHPAVLGALGMVPESPKLDKKIMKNTLDIVWERWNWSHTWGWDFPMTAMNAARLGLPDKALDALFMNIQTNNYLKNGHNFQDGRLRIYLPGNGGVLITVAMMLEGWDQSTGEFPGFPKDGTWKIKAEGFKKMP, from the coding sequence ATGAAAAAACTGGTTATAGGTTTAAGTCTTTTCAGCCTCGGATTTTCGTCCCTGCATGCACAGAAAATCGACCGTAAAAAAGTGGTTCAGAGACATAATGTAGTCAATATAAAGGCAGATACTCTGTCGACATTAACGGTCGGCAACGGAAAATTTGCGTACACGGTTGACATCACCGGCATGCAGTCGTTTCCTGAATATTATAAGAACGGAGTTTCCCTGGGAACCCAATCCGAATGGGGCTGGAACAGTTTTCCCAATAAGGAAAAGTATACCTTTGAAGAAACGCTGAAACCATACGACTTCAATAATGACGGCAGGAAAGCCTTATACAGTGTACAGATCAAAGAACCGGAACGCAATAAAAAGGCAGTGGAATACTTCAGAGTAAACCAACATCGCCTGCAATTGGGAAATATCGGGATTGAACTCTATAAAAAAGACGGTAAAAAAGCTGAGATTTCAGATCTGCAGGACATCAATCAGAAAATTGATTTGTGGACAGGAATTATTACCAGCGAATTTTCACTGGAAGGAACGCCTGTAAAGGTTTGGACCGCTTCTTTCCAGCATTCCGATAAAATCGGAGTTAAAATAGAATCAGATTTGATCAGCCAGAAAAGATTAAAGATTTTTGCACGCTATCCGTATCCCAGCGGACAGTTTTTAGATGAAGCCGCTTTTTACGGAAATGAAGCGCAGCATTCAACAAAAATAATTTCATCAGGTCTTAATCAGGGACTGATCGAACATAAGCTGCAGACTGCTGATTACTACACCCAACTGTATTTTACGGAAGGTAAATTAAGCGAATCAGGAACGCATCATTTTGTATATGAACCCACGGCTAAAAGTAAAATCATAGAACTGAGTGTGGAGTTTTCAGCTGCAAAACCGAAAAATAACAGAAGTCTGTTTGCAGACGCCGAAAAAGAAAGCACATTGGGATGGAAAAACTTCTGGGAAAGCGGTGCCGCCGTTGATTTTGAAGGGAGTACAGATCCCCGGGCCGGTGAGCTGGAAAGAAGAGTTGTCTTATCTGAATATTTAACCAAAGTACAGTGCGGAGGCAGCAATCCGCCGCAGGAAACAGGTCTTACCTTCAACAGCTGGTACGGTAAGCCTCATACGGAAATGCATTGGTGGCATGGCGTTCATTATGCTTTATGGGGAAGACCGGAAATTCTGGAGAAACAATTGGATTATTATTTCAGGTCATTCGAAAAAGCAAAAAAACTGGCTGAAAGACAAGGTTATAAAGGAGTTCGCTGGATTAAAATGTCGGATAATGAGGGGAATGAAAGTCCGTCTTCAGTGGCTGCCTTTCTGATTTGGGAACAGCCCCATCTCATTTATATGACTGAATTGCTGTACCGTCATCATAAAGATAAAAAGGTACTGGAAAAGTATAAGGATCTGGTTTTTGCAACAGCGGATTTTATGGCAGATTTTGCAACTTACAATAAAGAAAAAAAGCGTTATGACCTTGGCAAAGGCGTGATTCCCGCGCAGGAAGTCTTCCCTGCCAAAGATACCTATAACCCGACTTACGAAGTAGCCTACTGGGATTGGGCCCTGAAGGTGGCGCAGGAGTGGAAGGAAAGATTAAACCAGCCAAGAGATAAAAAGTGGGACGACGTCATCACAAAACTGGCTCCACTTCCGGTTCAGGACGGTGTATACCTGTCTACGGAGTCTGCCAAGGACTCTTTTACGTATCCTAAATGGATGACCGATCATCCGGCCGTTTTAGGAGCATTGGGAATGGTTCCCGAATCTCCCAAACTCGATAAGAAAATTATGAAGAATACACTGGATATCGTGTGGGAACGTTGGAACTGGAGCCATACCTGGGGTTGGGATTTTCCGATGACTGCCATGAATGCTGCAAGATTGGGACTACCTGATAAAGCACTGGATGCTCTTTTTATGAATATTCAAACCAATAACTACCTTAAAAACGGACATAATTTCCAGGATGGCAGACTCCGGATTTATCTTCCGGGGAATGGCGGTGTTTTAATAACCGTAGCGATGATGCTGGAGGGTTGGGACCAGTCTACCGGCGAATTTCCGGGATTTCCAAAGGATGGAACCTGGAAAATAAAAGCGGAAGGTTTCAAAAAAATGCCTTAA
- a CDS encoding glycoside hydrolase family 28 protein — protein sequence MKKYALLLFALLLSTPGFAQYQPWTSSQQPLNEIKALKKQIVKPKFRKKDYLVTDFGAIGDGKTKNTEAFRKAIERCNAEGGGRVVVPKGIFLTGAIYLKSNVNLHVSEGSTLLFSQDSNDYPIVLTRWEGMECMNYSSLIYAYKEENIAITGKGTLDGNADLDHWWFWCGATKYGYNESRPGRQNPARAKLHEYMAQRKPARERIFGDGYYLRPNFVQPYESKNFYMADVLVKNSPMWNLNPVLCENVLVERVKVISHGPNNDGFDPEACKNVWIRDSYFDTGDDCIAIKSGRDEDGRDIGRPAENHIIENCEMKDGHGGVVIGSEIAGGAKKIYAVGNVMDSKNLDRALRIKTSSSRGGTIENVFFYNTKVGAYKEAAVRFNMHYEKPGNHIPTIRNIWVENLTVDKGGKYAVFSDAYESSPVTDFTMINATMSGIEIPYKVDYLKNVTLKNVTVNGKPLTELK from the coding sequence ATGAAAAAATATGCTCTGCTTCTTTTTGCCCTTTTGCTGTCGACTCCCGGATTCGCTCAATATCAACCGTGGACCTCATCACAGCAGCCTTTAAATGAAATCAAGGCGCTGAAAAAACAGATCGTAAAACCTAAATTCAGAAAAAAAGACTATCTGGTTACCGATTTTGGTGCCATCGGTGACGGAAAAACCAAAAATACAGAAGCGTTCAGAAAAGCAATTGAAAGATGTAATGCAGAAGGTGGCGGTCGCGTTGTCGTACCAAAAGGGATCTTTCTGACGGGTGCTATTTATTTAAAAAGCAACGTCAACCTTCATGTGAGCGAAGGCTCCACCTTATTATTCAGTCAGGACAGCAACGACTATCCTATTGTTCTCACACGATGGGAAGGCATGGAATGTATGAATTACTCTTCTCTTATCTATGCTTATAAAGAAGAGAATATAGCCATTACGGGAAAAGGAACTTTAGACGGAAATGCCGATCTGGACCACTGGTGGTTCTGGTGTGGTGCCACCAAATATGGGTATAACGAATCCCGTCCCGGGAGACAGAATCCTGCCCGTGCCAAGCTTCACGAATATATGGCTCAGCGAAAACCTGCAAGAGAAAGAATCTTTGGTGACGGATATTATCTGAGGCCCAATTTTGTTCAGCCGTACGAATCCAAAAACTTTTATATGGCAGATGTTTTGGTTAAAAATTCGCCGATGTGGAATCTGAATCCTGTACTTTGCGAAAATGTACTGGTAGAAAGAGTAAAAGTGATCAGCCATGGCCCTAATAACGATGGTTTTGATCCTGAAGCATGTAAAAATGTGTGGATCAGAGATTCTTATTTTGATACCGGAGATGACTGTATCGCGATTAAATCCGGAAGAGATGAAGACGGAAGAGACATCGGAAGACCTGCCGAAAATCATATTATCGAAAACTGCGAAATGAAAGACGGTCACGGCGGCGTGGTCATCGGAAGTGAAATTGCAGGTGGCGCAAAAAAAATTTATGCCGTCGGAAATGTAATGGACAGTAAGAATCTCGACAGAGCTTTGAGAATCAAGACAAGCTCAAGCCGTGGCGGAACCATCGAAAATGTATTTTTTTACAATACAAAAGTGGGTGCTTATAAGGAAGCGGCAGTACGTTTCAACATGCATTATGAGAAACCCGGAAATCACATTCCGACCATCAGAAATATCTGGGTCGAAAATCTAACGGTGGATAAAGGCGGAAAATATGCGGTATTCTCAGATGCCTACGAATCTTCACCGGTAACAGATTTTACCATGATCAACGCTACCATGAGCGGAATTGAAATTCCGTATAAAGTTGATTATCTGAAAAATGTGACTTTAAAGAACGTTACCGTTAACGGTAAGCCTTTAACCGAATTAAAATAA
- a CDS encoding NAD(P)H-quinone oxidoreductase codes for MKEVLITKYGAPDVLKLSEYPTPGISGDQVLIEVKAAGLNRLDIFQREGNYPAPPGVPQEIPGLEVSGTIVQCGPDVIEFKTGDTVCALLGGGGYAEYVSVREGQCLPVPSGMDFTGAASLPETVFTVWSNVFQRGALRSGERLLIHGGNSGIGITGIQLAHALGSEVIVTVGSEEKGRKCLELGADAYINYKTQDFEQELQEKGVDVILDMIGGSYLSKNVNILRPDGRLVHINAVDGSHVDLNIPKMMQKRLTITGSTLRSREYDFKKQLAKEVRKNVWPLIESGKFKPVIFKTFPFSEAAEAHRLLEESTHTGKIVLVR; via the coding sequence TGGCGCTCCGGACGTCCTTAAATTATCAGAATACCCGACTCCCGGGATCAGTGGAGATCAGGTCTTGATTGAAGTGAAAGCGGCAGGTCTTAACCGCCTGGATATTTTTCAGCGGGAAGGTAACTATCCTGCTCCTCCAGGCGTACCCCAAGAGATTCCCGGTCTTGAAGTTTCGGGAACGATTGTTCAGTGCGGACCTGATGTTATTGAATTTAAAACAGGTGATACGGTGTGTGCACTTCTGGGGGGCGGTGGCTATGCAGAATATGTCAGCGTACGGGAAGGTCAGTGTTTACCTGTCCCTTCCGGAATGGATTTTACAGGAGCTGCAAGTCTTCCGGAAACCGTCTTTACCGTCTGGTCAAATGTCTTTCAACGCGGGGCGCTCCGATCGGGTGAGCGTCTTTTAATCCACGGCGGAAACAGCGGCATTGGCATTACCGGCATCCAGCTGGCTCATGCACTGGGATCAGAAGTAATTGTAACCGTAGGTTCAGAAGAAAAAGGCCGCAAATGCCTTGAGCTGGGAGCAGACGCTTACATCAACTATAAGACACAGGATTTTGAACAGGAGCTGCAGGAAAAGGGAGTGGATGTTATTTTAGATATGATCGGGGGAAGCTATCTAAGTAAAAATGTGAATATTCTGAGGCCGGACGGCAGACTTGTGCACATCAATGCAGTAGATGGCAGCCATGTGGATCTCAACATCCCCAAAATGATGCAGAAGCGTCTCACTATCACCGGAAGTACTCTTAGAAGCAGGGAATATGATTTTAAAAAGCAGCTTGCCAAAGAGGTGCGGAAAAATGTCTGGCCACTGATAGAATCCGGTAAATTTAAACCCGTTATTTTTAAGACTTTTCCATTTTCTGAAGCAGCGGAAGCTCACCGACTGCTTGAGGAAAGCACTCATACGGGCAAAATTGTGCTTGTCCGGTAA